A genomic window from Leishmania braziliensis MHOM/BR/75/M2904 complete genome, chromosome 19 includes:
- a CDS encoding NGG1 interacting factor 3-like protein yields MALLQRVVQVMHDVAPLSLADHSWDNVGVLLESPAPNKSNTLMLTIDLTPEVMEECLEKKVEVILAYHPPLFRPVKRLTLQDPKQRIILQAASAGMSIYAPHTSLDAADGGINDWLASLVAGDVAYTAGPIQPTSSYAPNAKEATEATGMGRLVKLKEEVELCFMVESLKQQLNLPTVRVALPDSWEPSHRVSSVALCAGSGAGVFRLLRLPVDVLLSGEMGHHDVLAATAAGRAVILCEHTNTERGFLRAVLQRTLQARLEGTTVLVSEKDRDPLVAW; encoded by the coding sequence ATGGCGCTTCTTCAGCGTGTGGTGCAGGTTATGCACGATGTGGCCCCACTCAGCCTCGCAGATCACTCGTGGGACAACGTTGGTGTTCTGCTTGAGTCTCCAGCACCAAACAAGAGCAACACTCTAATGCTCACCATCGATCTCACCCCGGAGGTGATGGAAGAGTGCTTAGAAAAGAAAGTTGAGGTCATTCTTGCCTACCACCCACCGCTCTTCCGCCCTGTGAAACGCTTGACACTGCAGGATCCGAAGCAGCGTATTATCCTGCAGGCGGCCTCAGCAGGGATGTCGATCTACGCGCCACACACGTCGCTTGACGCTGCAGACGGCGGCATCAACGACTGGCTTGCCTCTTTGGTTGCAGGCGACGTTGCCTACACCGCCGGTCCCATCCAACCCACCTCGTCGTACGCACCGAACGCCAAGGAGGCAACGGAGGCCACCGGAATGGGCCGCCTTGTCAAGTtaaaggaggaggtggaacTCTGCTTCATGGTGGAGTcactgaagcagcagctgaaccTGCCCACGGTGCGAGTGGCATTGCCCGACTCATGGGAGCCGTCGCACAGGGTATCGTCCGTAGCCCTGtgtgccggcagcggcgccggtgtatttcggctgctgcgcctcccaGTGGACGTGCTGCTCTCTGGTGAGATGGGCCACCACGACGTTctggccgccacggcagctggGCGGGCGGTTATTCTCTGCGAGCACACAAACACAGAGCGCGGCTTTCTCAGGGCGGTGCTACAGCGCACACTGCAGGCAAGGCTAGAGGGAACCACCGTGCTGGTCTCCGAAAAGGACCGAGATCCACTTGTGGCCTGGTAG
- a CDS encoding protein kinase, translated as MDGPSVRVPVWSCRDTSMLCDLQDNDDSLRFFPIFFSCCSLCVCRTPSCQAQTHLNDRRLLPLTSELGATLPVHACGASSRQVALRRVAVQFRCHRREFVQNCALPQMGGEPDDRNRDVTDDGHSARKRVCLEHMLPSVQQRFAELAHASVGESSLTADALFQRYQRVLKVGEGTFGEVFVLYDTVAHTYITMKRMHTLLSFRRRSLGIHRCTFREVELLAALQHPNIVQVLDYHILSDGSLVLLMPVIAHDLTSLLRRWPSTTQSTGHGTASTTASTHPRMPLHVVKCIFRQIIAGIAYLHRHKVLHRDLKPSNVMVDHTGVVKLIDFGWSRFCAAAGAMTGPPCVTAFRPPEVLVGAHNHYTFSLDMWCCGCVLFEMLTGGTPFAKSRNEAECLANIVDWLGSPSSSSEVYYRSTARCPLPLALGRPNTFEQRCSNYGIKPAESVFLRRMLCLEPGERATAEALLGDAWFTTAPTMCVPSAIPLPAYNMFRLVEVKRKELQH; from the coding sequence ttgctgctccctctgtgtgtgtcgaACACCGAGCTGCCAAGCGCAGACTCACTTGAATGATCGCCGCCTGCTACCACTCACATCTGAGTTAGGCGCCACTCTCCCCGTCCACGCCTGTGGGGCTTCATCACGACAGGTAGCATTGCGCCGAGTTGCGGTGCAGTTccgctgccatcgccgcgAATTTGTTCAAAACTGCGCTCTTCCTCAAATGGGAGGGGAACCGGATGACCGGAACAGAGACGTGACCGATGATGGCCACTCAGCGCGCAAGCGAGTGTGCCTTGAGCACATGCTCCCttcagtgcagcagcgcttcgcAGAGTTGGCTCACGCTAGCGTCGGTGAGTCGTCTCTCACTGCGGATGCACTTTTCCAGCGATATCAGCGAGTGCTGAAAGTAGGCGAGGGCACCTTCGGCGAAGTATTTGTTCTTTACGACACCGtggcacacacgtacatCACCATGAAGCGCATGCACACGCTGCTCAGCTTCCGGCGCCGCAGTCTGGGCATCCACCGCTGCACTTTTCGAGAAGTGGAGCTGcttgcagcgctgcagcatccGAACATCGTCCAAGTGCTTGACTACCATATCCTCTCCGACGGTAGtttggtgctgctgatgccagTTATCGCACACGATCTCACATCTCTGCTGCGTCGGTGGCCGTCAACCACACAAAGCACCGGCCATGGCACAGCGTCGACCACTGCCTCCACGCATCCGCGCATGCCGCTGCACGTTGTCAAGTGCATTTTTCGCCAGATCATCGCCGGGATCGCATACCTCCACCGGCACAAAGTCCTTCACCGCGATTTGAAGCCAAGTAACGTCATGGTCGATCATACAGGAGTGGTGAAGCTGATCGATTTTGGGTGGTCACGcttctgcgctgcagcaggagccaTGACAGGCCCACCTTGTGTGACTGCTTTTCGGCCTCCGGAGGTGTTGGTGGGGGCACACAATCACTACACGTTCAGCCTCGACATgtggtgctgcgggtgcGTTCTCTTCGAGATGTTGACGGGCGGCACGCCATTCGCAAAGAGTCGCAACGAAGCGGAGTGCCTCGCCAACATTGTGGACTGGCTTGGGTCCCCGTCCAGCTCCAGCGAGGTGTACTACCGAAGTACCGCCCGCtgtcctctccctctcgcccttGGTCGTCCCAACACGTTcgagcagcggtgcagcaactACGGCATTAAGCCAGCAGAATCTGTTTTTCTGCGCCGGATGCTCTGTCTGGAACCGGGGGAGCGGGCCACCGCCGAGGCACTTCTCGGTGACGCCTGGTTCACCACAGCACCGACGATGTGCGTGCCGAGCGCCATTCCGCTTCCTGCATACAATATGTTCCGGCTTGTAGAAGTCAAGcggaaggagctgcagcactga